A genomic region of Notamacropus eugenii isolate mMacEug1 chromosome 3, mMacEug1.pri_v2, whole genome shotgun sequence contains the following coding sequences:
- the FIGNL2 gene encoding fidgetin-like protein 2, whose translation MHWTPEHAQPLNQWPDQHLDVSSTTPSPAHKLELPSAGRQRCHYAWAHDDISTLTASNLLKRYAEKYSGVLNSPYDRPTLGGYADTTFGAINGAKGDVESWPGTPGAEPPYPVTSLHEGLPGTKSVSGGVGGGPGGLGGSPVLAGNLPEPLYTGNACGGPSGGPEYGPGYGGGYLATGYCGQASAALPPPPSAGLLQPPPPPGYGPSSSLYNYPSGGYAAQPGFGGLPPHPPPAPYLSSGLATPTPLPPAAPAPPTPAAYSFQPPPPGNEPVISLKRKAFDEVGEGRYHKYGYEPPKPPISDGPSYPPSNNNGECQGNGFRGKLPGTREEMSGKYSSGGGPSLKVLGSPAYTPHQESFEKFPERVSVERGLAPISRGFAVPGEPPKGVDPVALELVTSKMVDCGPPVQWADIAGQGALKAALEEELVWPMLRPATYSRGPCPPRTLLLFGPRGAGKSLLGRCLSTQLGSMLLRLSGAALAAQGAGEGGRLLQAAFFAARCRPPAVLVISELEALLPAQDEAPASGSLQAQLLAYLDGGGGTSGEGVVVVGTTPRPGALDEAARRRFAHRFYVSLPDASARGQILQQALAQQGCGLSEGELSALVRGTQGYSGGELVQLCQQAVARAGAGAGGGLPGLQPAPSYKDFEAALAKVCPQASPKELDLYVEWDKMYGSGH comes from the coding sequence ATGCACTGGACACCAGAACATGCCCAGCCCCTCAACCAGTGGCCAGATCAGCACCTGGATGTCTCTTCTACCACTCCGTCACCAGCCCACAAATTGGAGCTGCCCTCTGCAGGCCGTCAGCGATGCCACTATGCCTGGGCCCATGATGACATCTCTACCCTCACAGCCTCCAATCTCCTCAAGCGTTATGCTGAGAAGTACTCAGGGGTCCTCAACTCTCCCTATGACAGGCCCACCCTGGGTGGCTATGCTGATACCACTTTTGGGGCCATCAATGGAGCCAAAGGAGATGTGGAGTCCTGGCCTGGGACACCCGGGGCAGAGCCGCCATACCCAGTTACCTCCCTCCATGAGGGTCTCCCAGGAACAAAATCAGTCAGTGGGGGTGTGGGAGGGGGGCCAGGAGGCCTAGGAGGGTCTCCTGTATTAGCTGGGAATCTTCCTGAACCTCTATACACTGGCAATGCCTGTGGGGGGCCATCTGGAGGGCCGGAGTATGGTCCTGGATATGGTGGGGGGTACCTTGCCACTGGGTACTGTGGGCAAGCAAGtgcagctctgcccccaccacCCTCAGCAGGACTCCTACAGCCACCACCTCCCCCTGGCTATGGCCCCTCTAGCTCCCTGTACAACTACCCCTCAGGAGGCTATGCAGCCCAGCCTGGATTTGGGGGTCTCCCTCCACACCCACCCCCTGCCCCTTACCTTTCCTCAGGTCTGGCCACACCCACCCCCTTGCCCCCAGCAGCCCCTGCCCCACCAACACCTGCAGCCTACAGTTTCCAGCCCCCCCCACCCGGGAATGAACCAGTCATTTCACTAAAGCGCAAGGCATTTGATGAAGTGGGAGAAGGTCGATACCACAAGTATGGCTATGAGCCCCCCAAACCCCCCATTTCCGATGGTCCCTCCTACCCTCCTTCAAACAACAATGGTGAATGCCAAGGCAATGGGTTCCGAGGGAAGCTGCCAGGGACCAGGGAAGAAATGTCAGGGAAGTACAGCAGTGGCGGGGGCCCTTCTCTCAAGGTATTAGGCTCTCCAGCCTATACCCCACACCAGGAGTCCTTTGAGAAGTTCCCTGAGAGGGTGTCGGTAGAGCGAGGGCTGGCCCCAATCTCTCGGGGCTTTGCTGTCCCAGGAGAGCCCCCCAAGGGTGTGGACCCTGTGGCTCTGGAGCTAGTGACCAGCAAGATGGTAGACTGTGGCCCCCCAGTGCAATGGGCTGACATCGCTGGGCAGGGTGCCCTCAAGGCTGCCCTGGAAGAGGAgctggtgtggcccatgctgagACCAGCCACATATTCACGTGGGCCTTGCCCACCTCGGACTCTGCTGCTTTTTGGCCCTCGGGGTGCAGGCAAGTCTCTCTTGGGCCGGTGCCTGTCCACCCAGCTGGGCTCCATGCTGCTGCGCCTGAGTGGGGCAGCCTTGGCAGCCCAGGGTGCAGGGGAAGGTGGGCGTCTGCTCCAGGCTGCCTTCTTTGCTGCCCGATGCCGTCCCCCTGCTGTGCTGGTGATCAGCGAGCTGGAGGCCCTTCTGCCTGCCCAGGATGAGGCCCCTGCCTCTGGAAGCCTGCAGGCCCAGCTCCTGGCTTATCTGGATGGAGGGGGTGGCACtagtggggagggggtggtggtggtgggcacCACACCACGACCTGGGGCACTGGATGAGGCTGCCCGCAGGCGCTTTGCTCACCGATTCTATGTGTCCCTGCCTGATGCATCTGCCCGAGGGCAGATCCTCCAGCAGGCACTAGCCCAGCAGGGCTGTGGGCTAAGTGAGGGGGAGCTTTCAGCTCTGGTGCGGGGCACACAGGGATACTCAGGGGGTGAACTGGTACAGCTGTGCCAGCAGGCAGTGGCCAGagctggggctggagctgggggGGGCCTCCCAGGGTTGCAGCCAGCCCCATCCTACAAAGACTTTGAGGCAGCCTTGGCCAAAGTGTGTCCCCAAGCCTCCCCCAAGGAGTTGGACTTGTATGTAGAATGGGACAAGATGTATGGCTCAGGACACTGA